One Amaranthus tricolor cultivar Red isolate AtriRed21 chromosome 1, ASM2621246v1, whole genome shotgun sequence DNA window includes the following coding sequences:
- the LOC130799150 gene encoding berberine bridge enzyme-like 8 — protein sequence MMKIPFMMIFPFLFIILTLSLTNTKADNHNYSIQDTLIKCLNSQSNPSYPISPLIYAPKNTSFPTVLQTYIRNLRFNTSTTRKPLLILTATHVSHIQGAILCSKQTGIQMKIRSGGHDYEALSYVSIVPFFVVDMFNLRKIDVNIDEETAWVESGSTLGEVYYAIANKSKIHAFPAGVCPTVGAGGHITGAGYGNMMRKFGLTVDNLIDAIIVDVNGRILDRASMGEDLFWAIGGGGGSSFCVIISYKIKLVRVPEKVTVFKVSRLLEQNLTDLVIQYQNIAPNLDPNAFIRLTLDVTNDTSITNRATFRCLFLGDVKSILSIVKKNFPLLGLEKSDCHEMSWVDSVLFYSDFALGTPVETLLNRQPVNINYLKRKSDYLLEPIPRYGLEGLWKKMAELRTPQLTFNPYGGKMAEISADATPFPHRAGHLFKLQYATDWKEGGDDRAKYYIELTRKLHSYMTPFVSKNPREAFLNYRDIDLGINHQGSRSYVEGKRYGVMYFKDNFDRLVEIKTKVDPTNFFRNEQSIPILPH from the coding sequence ctttaagtTTAACAAATACAAAAGCTGATAATCATAATTATTCAATCCAAGACACATTAATAAAATGTCTTAATTCCCAATCTAATCCATCTTATCCCATCTCACCCCTCATTTACGCACCAAAAAATACATCATTTCCAACCGTTCTACAAACCTACATACGAAACCTTCGATTCAACACCTCCACAACTCGTAAACCCTTACTCATTCTAACCGCGACCCATGTTTCCCACATTCAAGGAGCTATCCTATGTTCCAAACAAACCGGAATCCAAATGAAAATCCGAAGTGGAGGACATGATTACGAAGCTCTATCTTACGTATCCATTGTTCCTTTCTTTGTAGTTGATATGTTCAACCTTCGAAAAATCGACGTAAACATTGATGAAGAGACTGCATGGGTAGAATCTGGATCAACACTAGGAGAAGTGTATTATGCCATTGCTAATAAGAGTAAAATCCATGCTTTTCCTGCTGGGGTTTGCCCTACTGTTGGTGCTGGAGGACATATTACTGGAGCTGGGTATGGAAATATGATGAGGAAATTTGGTCTTACTGTTGATAATCTTATTGATGCTATAATTGTGGATGTTAATGGTAGGATACTTGATCGAGCTTCCATGGGGGAAGATCTTTTTTGGGCTATTGGAGGTGGTGGTGGATCGAGTTTTTGCGTCATAATTTCGTATAAAATCAAATTAGTACGTGTACCAGAAAAAGTTACGGTTTTTAAGGTTAGTAGATTGTTGGAACAGAATTTAACCGATCTTGTAATTCAGTACCAAAATATAGCACCTAATTTggatcctaatgctttcattAGGCTTACCTTAGATGTCACAAATGATACGAGTATTACAAACCGAGCCACATTTAGATGCTTATTTTTAGGCGATGTAAAATCGATTTTATCTATTGTGAAGAAGAATTTTCCTTTGTTGGGTCTAGAAAAGTCAGATTGTCATGAAATGAGTTGGGTTGACTCGGTACTTTTTTACTCAGATTTTGCCTTAGGAACCCCAGTTGAAACTTTATTGAATAGGCAGCCTGTGAATATAAATTACCTAAAAAGAAAGTCGGATTATCTTCTAGAACCAATTCCAAGATATGGATTAGAAGGATTATGGAAAAAAATGGCGGAATTGAGAACTCCTCAGCTTACGTTTAACCCATATGGAGGAAAAATGGCGGAGATTTCAGCCGATGCGACTCCATTTCCGCATAGGGCTGGACACTTATTTAAGCTTCAATATGCGACGGATTGGAAAGAAGGAGGAGATGATAGAGCGAAGTATTATATAGAATTGACGAGGAAATTGCATAGTTATATGACTCCTTTTGTGTCGAAAAACCCTAGGGAAGCATTCTTGAATTATAGGGATATTGATTTGGGGATTAATCATCAAGGTTCTAGAAGTTATGTTGAAGGAAAAAGATATGGAGTTATGTATTTTAAGGATAATTTTGATAGGTTGGTTGAAATTAAGACTAAGGTTGATCCAACTAATTTTTTTAGGAATGAACAAAGTATTCCGATTCTTCCACATTAA